A genome region from Proteus vulgaris includes the following:
- the gltB gene encoding glutamate synthase large subunit: MLYQKTQEKDNCGFGLIAHIEGQASHKIVRNAIHGLARMQHRGAILSDGKTGDGCGLLLQKPTRFFQLVAQEKGWHLTKNYAVGMLFLSQDPNIAKQCRLIVEEELQRETLSLVGWRKVPINTDILGAIALSSLPLIEQVFVNAPAGWRINDIERRLFVARRRIEKRITDNDFYICSLSNLVTVYKGLCMAIDLPRFFTDLADLRMESSICLFHQRFSTNTTPRWPLAQPFRYLAHNGEINTITGNRQWAKARAYKFHTPLIPDLQSAAPFVNENGSDSSSLDNMLALFLNGGMDIVRAMRLLVPPAWQNNPQMDEDLRAFFDFNSMHMEPWDGPAGIVLSDGRYAACTLDRNGLRPARYVITTDNIITCASEIGIWDYQPDEVREKGRVGPGELMVIDTRHGRILHSAETDEDLKRRHPYKLWLERNVKRLTPFEDLPEQQATGQRAFNDTLLATYQKQFAYSQEELENILHVLAENGQEATGSMGDDTPFAVLSQRPRLIYDYFRQKFAQVTNPPIDPLREAHVMSLATCIGREMNVFCEAEGQAHRLSFTSPILLYSDFQQLINQENPYYQSVHLDITYQPTECNLETALRQLCVQAQQEVNRGAVLLVLSDRNITKERLPIPAPMAVGAVQKTLVNNNLRCDANIIVETASARDPHHFAVLLGFGATAIYPYLAYESLAQRVDKKILQASYAQVMLNYRNGINKGLYKIMSKMGISTIASYRCSQLFEAVGLNDRVVELCFTGVDNRINGADFSDFEHDLFNLSKRAWLIRHPLEAGGLLKYAHKGEYHAYNPDVVQALQKAVNSGEYTDYQHYANLVQQRPITTLRDMLILNNKTTPIAIEEVEPETELFKRFDTAAMSIGALSREAHEALAQAMNTLGGFSNSGEGGEDPARYGTNKVSRIKQIASGRFGVTPSYLMSADVLQIKVAQGAKPGEGGQLPGDKVTPYIAQLRYAVPGVTLISPPPHHDIYSIEDLAQLIFDLKQINPTALISVKLVSEPGVGTIATGVAKAYADLITIAGYDGGTGASPLTSVKYAGSPWELGLVETQQALVANNLRHKIRLQVDGGLKTGLDIIKAAILGAESFGFGTGPMVALGCKYLRICHLNNCAMGVATQDETLRRNHYHGLPERVINYFRFIAQETRELMALLGVRKITDLIGRTDLLSCLEGVSSKQQKLSLGGLLETATSPSGKALYCQENNNTYDKGELNQHIVAQTRDAVEQQKSQTYYFDIRNTDRSVGATLSGIIAKKWGENGLSATPIKLYFTGTAGQSFGVWNAQGVELTLVGDANDYVGKGMAGGRIVISPPVGSAFKSHHATIMGNTCLYGATGGKLYASGLAGERFAVRNSGAIAVVEGVGDNGCEYMTGGIVCVLGKTGINFGAGMTGGFAYLLDEDLTLSQRINTSSIELLPVASFAILAEHLRGMIAEHVRLTGSQHGEKLLSQWEYWSQHFKLVKPKSSDVNALLGHPRRSSAELRVQAQ; encoded by the coding sequence ATGCTCTATCAAAAGACACAGGAAAAAGACAATTGTGGGTTTGGGTTGATCGCGCATATTGAAGGACAAGCCAGCCATAAGATTGTCAGAAATGCCATCCATGGTCTTGCCAGAATGCAACACCGTGGCGCTATTCTTTCCGATGGTAAAACCGGCGATGGTTGCGGACTACTCTTGCAAAAACCAACGCGTTTTTTCCAATTAGTTGCACAAGAAAAAGGCTGGCATTTAACTAAAAATTACGCCGTAGGAATGCTATTTCTAAGCCAAGATCCCAATATTGCCAAACAATGCCGTCTCATCGTTGAAGAAGAACTACAACGTGAAACACTTTCTCTTGTTGGCTGGCGTAAAGTGCCTATTAACACGGATATTTTAGGCGCTATTGCCCTTTCGTCTCTTCCTTTAATCGAACAAGTGTTTGTTAATGCACCTGCTGGCTGGCGGATAAATGACATTGAGAGACGACTCTTTGTTGCCCGCAGACGTATTGAAAAGCGCATTACTGACAATGATTTTTATATTTGTAGCCTTTCTAATTTAGTGACAGTTTATAAAGGCCTCTGTATGGCCATTGATTTACCCCGTTTTTTTACCGATCTTGCTGATCTACGTATGGAATCTTCAATTTGTTTATTCCACCAGCGTTTTTCAACTAACACCACCCCTAGATGGCCACTTGCACAACCTTTTCGTTATTTAGCACATAACGGTGAAATTAATACCATTACAGGTAATCGCCAATGGGCTAAAGCTCGTGCCTATAAATTCCATACTCCCCTTATTCCTGATCTACAAAGTGCAGCCCCTTTTGTGAATGAAAATGGCTCAGATTCAAGTTCACTCGATAATATGCTAGCGCTTTTTCTCAATGGTGGTATGGATATTGTTCGTGCCATGCGATTATTAGTGCCCCCCGCATGGCAAAATAATCCACAAATGGATGAGGATTTACGGGCATTTTTTGATTTTAACTCAATGCATATGGAGCCTTGGGATGGTCCAGCAGGTATTGTATTATCAGATGGTCGTTATGCCGCATGTACGCTAGATAGAAACGGTTTGCGCCCTGCTCGCTACGTTATCACTACAGATAACATCATCACCTGTGCTTCTGAAATAGGTATTTGGGATTATCAACCTGATGAAGTGCGAGAAAAAGGACGAGTCGGTCCCGGTGAACTGATGGTCATTGATACGCGTCATGGGCGCATTTTACACTCTGCCGAAACCGATGAAGATTTAAAAAGACGCCACCCTTATAAACTGTGGTTAGAGCGTAATGTCAAACGTTTAACGCCGTTTGAAGACTTACCAGAACAACAAGCCACAGGACAACGTGCCTTTAATGACACTTTATTAGCGACCTATCAAAAGCAATTTGCCTATAGCCAAGAAGAGCTTGAAAACATTTTGCATGTACTCGCAGAGAATGGGCAAGAAGCAACTGGCTCAATGGGTGATGACACGCCATTTGCGGTGCTTTCTCAACGCCCTCGTCTTATTTATGACTATTTCAGACAAAAATTTGCGCAAGTCACAAATCCGCCCATAGATCCATTGAGAGAAGCGCATGTTATGTCTTTAGCGACCTGCATTGGCCGCGAGATGAATGTATTTTGTGAAGCGGAAGGTCAAGCACATCGACTGAGTTTTACATCGCCTATTTTACTTTATAGCGACTTCCAACAGCTTATTAATCAAGAAAATCCTTATTACCAATCCGTTCATCTCGATATCACTTATCAACCAACAGAATGCAACCTAGAAACAGCGTTACGCCAATTATGCGTACAAGCACAACAGGAAGTTAATCGTGGTGCGGTATTATTGGTTTTATCAGATAGAAACATCACTAAAGAGCGATTACCTATCCCTGCGCCTATGGCTGTTGGTGCGGTGCAAAAAACATTGGTAAATAATAACTTACGTTGTGATGCCAATATCATTGTCGAAACAGCCAGTGCCCGTGATCCTCACCATTTTGCCGTATTGCTCGGATTTGGTGCTACGGCTATTTATCCTTATCTTGCTTATGAATCGTTAGCTCAACGTGTTGATAAAAAAATCCTGCAAGCAAGCTATGCCCAAGTCATGCTGAATTACCGCAACGGCATAAATAAAGGGTTGTATAAGATCATGTCCAAAATGGGCATTTCAACCATTGCCTCTTACCGTTGCTCTCAACTTTTTGAAGCCGTTGGATTAAATGATAGGGTTGTCGAGCTCTGTTTTACAGGCGTTGATAATCGGATTAATGGCGCTGATTTCAGCGATTTTGAACACGATTTATTTAATCTTTCTAAGCGAGCTTGGTTAATTCGTCATCCTCTCGAAGCGGGTGGCTTATTAAAATATGCCCATAAAGGGGAATACCATGCTTATAATCCAGATGTCGTTCAAGCACTACAAAAAGCCGTCAATAGCGGGGAATATACCGATTATCAGCATTATGCAAACCTTGTGCAACAGCGCCCAATAACAACCTTACGCGATATGCTAATCCTGAATAACAAAACAACGCCTATCGCGATTGAAGAAGTCGAACCTGAAACAGAATTATTTAAACGCTTTGATACAGCTGCAATGTCAATAGGGGCACTGAGCCGAGAAGCGCATGAAGCGCTTGCGCAAGCAATGAATACATTGGGGGGATTTTCAAATTCAGGTGAAGGGGGCGAAGATCCGGCTCGTTACGGCACCAATAAAGTCTCACGGATTAAACAGATTGCCTCAGGTCGCTTTGGCGTGACGCCTTCTTATCTAATGAGCGCAGATGTTTTACAAATTAAAGTCGCACAAGGGGCAAAACCAGGTGAAGGGGGGCAACTCCCTGGAGATAAAGTCACACCTTATATTGCGCAACTGCGTTATGCGGTACCGGGTGTTACCCTAATATCCCCCCCACCTCATCACGACATCTACTCTATTGAAGATTTAGCACAGCTTATTTTCGACTTAAAACAGATCAATCCAACAGCACTGATTTCTGTAAAACTCGTGTCAGAGCCCGGTGTGGGCACCATTGCTACGGGTGTTGCCAAAGCTTACGCAGATTTGATCACCATTGCTGGTTATGACGGTGGTACCGGTGCAAGCCCTTTAACCTCCGTAAAATATGCGGGTAGCCCGTGGGAACTAGGCTTAGTTGAAACTCAACAAGCATTAGTAGCAAATAATCTACGTCATAAAATTCGTTTGCAAGTCGATGGAGGATTAAAAACGGGTCTAGATATTATTAAAGCGGCGATTTTAGGCGCAGAGAGCTTTGGATTTGGTACTGGACCAATGGTGGCATTAGGCTGTAAATACCTGCGCATTTGCCATTTAAATAATTGCGCAATGGGTGTGGCAACTCAAGATGAAACGCTCCGTCGTAACCATTATCACGGATTACCAGAACGCGTTATTAACTACTTTCGTTTTATTGCGCAAGAAACCCGTGAGTTAATGGCATTACTTGGCGTAAGAAAAATCACCGATTTAATCGGTCGAACCGATCTACTTTCATGCCTAGAAGGTGTTAGCAGTAAACAACAAAAACTCTCTTTAGGGGGATTATTAGAAACAGCGACGTCACCATCAGGTAAGGCGCTTTATTGTCAGGAAAATAATAATACTTATGATAAAGGCGAATTAAATCAGCATATTGTTGCTCAAACAAGAGATGCTGTGGAGCAACAAAAAAGCCAAACATACTATTTTGATATTCGTAATACAGATCGCTCAGTAGGCGCAACGTTATCCGGTATTATTGCCAAAAAATGGGGTGAAAATGGCTTATCTGCCACACCCATTAAACTTTATTTTACGGGAACCGCAGGTCAAAGCTTTGGGGTATGGAATGCGCAAGGCGTTGAATTAACCTTAGTCGGTGATGCTAATGATTATGTTGGTAAAGGTATGGCAGGTGGTCGTATTGTCATTTCACCTCCCGTTGGTTCTGCATTTAAAAGTCATCATGCAACCATTATGGGTAATACCTGCCTTTATGGTGCAACCGGTGGAAAACTCTATGCATCAGGCTTGGCTGGGGAACGTTTTGCCGTCAGAAACTCGGGTGCCATTGCTGTTGTTGAAGGCGTTGGCGATAATGGATGTGAATATATGACTGGCGGTATTGTCTGCGTTTTGGGTAAAACAGGCATCAACTTTGGTGCAGGAATGACGGGGGGATTTGCCTACCTACTCGATGAAGATCTCACGTTATCGCAACGTATCAATACTTCATCGATTGAGTTACTTCCTGTTGCATCCTTTGCCATCCTCGCAGAACATCTACGAGGCATGATTGCTGAACATGTCAGGCTGACAGGCTCACAGCATGGAGAAAAATTACTTTCACAGTGGGAATATTGGTCACAACATTTCAAATTGGTTAAGCCAAAATCCAGTGATGTCAATGCGTTACTTGGTCATCCCCGTCGTTCATCTGCTGAATTACGCGTTCAGGCACAATAG
- the mtgA gene encoding monofunctional biosynthetic peptidoglycan transglycosylase gives MVLVRKLKKVLIILIALWLLTVVLFSFLPVPFSAVMVQRQISAWSEFDFSYVSHSTWVSEKEIAPVMYLAVIASEDQNFPKHWGFDFDAIEKVFKKNNNNGKTLRGASTISQQTVKNLFLWDGRSWIRKGLEAGMTPVVELVWSKKRILTVYLNIVEFGDGIFGVEQASQHYFRKPAKQLTRHEAALLAAVLPNPHIYHVNKPSAYTLKRQQWILNQMRLMGGTSFLKKNNLS, from the coding sequence ATGGTACTGGTGAGAAAGTTAAAGAAAGTATTAATTATTCTAATTGCTTTATGGCTGTTAACAGTTGTGCTGTTTTCTTTTTTACCTGTGCCTTTTTCTGCTGTTATGGTTCAAAGACAAATTTCTGCTTGGAGTGAATTTGATTTCTCTTATGTATCACATTCAACATGGGTAAGTGAAAAAGAGATCGCTCCCGTAATGTATTTAGCGGTTATTGCTTCTGAAGATCAAAATTTTCCTAAACATTGGGGATTCGATTTTGATGCTATTGAGAAAGTTTTCAAAAAAAATAATAACAACGGGAAAACATTACGTGGTGCATCAACGATTTCTCAGCAAACGGTCAAAAATCTCTTTTTATGGGATGGTCGTAGTTGGATAAGAAAAGGGCTTGAGGCAGGAATGACGCCTGTTGTCGAGCTTGTTTGGTCAAAAAAACGTATTTTAACGGTGTATCTGAATATTGTTGAGTTTGGTGATGGGATCTTTGGTGTAGAGCAGGCTTCTCAACACTATTTTAGAAAGCCTGCGAAACAACTTACCCGTCATGAAGCGGCATTATTAGCCGCAGTATTACCTAATCCGCATATTTATCACGTAAATAAACCTTCTGCTTACACCCTCAAACGACAGCAGTGGATCTTAAATCAAATGCGACTAATGGGGGGAACCTCCTTTTTAAAGAAAAATAATTTGTCATAA
- the elbB gene encoding isoprenoid biosynthesis glyoxalase ElbB, producing the protein MKSIAVILSGCGVFDGSEIHESVLTMLALSQNNAEVHYFSPNDLQPTVINHITGEEKPEKRNMMEESSRISRGKISPLSEAKAENFDAVIIPGGFGAAKNLCDFATKGEGCEINKDLLRFVQAMHQQNKPLGLMCIAPVMLPKMLNSPVKLTIGNDVETACVIEKMGGVHIDCPVDDIVVDEKYRVVTTPAYMLAQSIAQAQVGIEKLVKKVLEMA; encoded by the coding sequence ATGAAATCAATTGCGGTAATTTTAAGTGGCTGTGGTGTGTTCGATGGGAGTGAAATTCATGAATCAGTACTCACAATGCTTGCTTTAAGCCAAAATAATGCTGAAGTTCATTATTTTTCACCTAATGATTTACAACCAACTGTAATTAATCATATTACAGGTGAGGAAAAACCAGAAAAAAGGAATATGATGGAAGAATCTTCTCGTATTTCTCGTGGAAAAATCTCCCCTTTATCAGAAGCAAAGGCCGAAAACTTTGATGCTGTCATTATTCCTGGTGGTTTTGGTGCGGCGAAGAATCTGTGCGATTTTGCAACAAAAGGGGAGGGCTGTGAAATTAACAAAGATCTCTTAAGATTCGTACAAGCGATGCATCAGCAAAACAAACCATTAGGGTTAATGTGTATTGCACCTGTAATGTTACCAAAAATGTTAAATTCTCCAGTAAAATTAACAATTGGAAATGACGTGGAAACCGCTTGTGTGATTGAAAAAATGGGCGGCGTTCATATCGATTGCCCTGTCGATGATATTGTTGTTGATGAAAAATATCGTGTTGTCACAACGCCTGCGTATATGCTTGCACAATCTATTGCACAAGCACAGGTGGGGATTGAGAAACTGGTTAAGAAAGTCCTTGAAATGGCATAA
- the arcB gene encoding aerobic respiration two-component sensor histidine kinase ArcB, with protein sequence MKLLKGLAQYYVDLMMRLGLIRFSLLLASALVVLAMVVQMAVTFLLAGDVTSIDLVRSIFFGLIITPWAVYFLSVVVEQLEESRRRLSRMVDKLGVMRQRDLELNSQLKENIEQLNLEIQEREKVEKAHLELLEKLKSEMKRRELTQIELEQQSSLLRSFLDASPDLVYYRNEDNEFSGCNRATELLTGKSEKQLIGLTPLDVYDEDIAVKVMETDEKVFRHNVSLTYEQWLVYPDGRKACFELRKVPFYDRIGKRHGLMGFGRDITERKRYQDALENASRDKTTFISTISHELRTPLNGIVGLSRILLDTELSPEQLNYLKTIHVSAITLGNIFNDVIEMDKIERRKIQLDNQPIDFTEFISDLENLSGLLVQPKGLKFTLEAEETLPHKITSDGTRLRQILWNLIGNAVKFTQEGEIKVRIWQEAPDKLFFEVKDSGIGIPKSELEKIFAMYYQVNDSQGGRSATGTGIGLAVSKRLAQHMGGDIRVESELGKGSTFTLSIVAPAIEEHHDIENDDELLLPALNILLVEDIELNVIVACSVLEKLGNTVDVAMTGAEALSMFKPNEYDLVLLDIQLPDMTGFDISRKLRQEFDSNELPPLIALTANVLKDKKEYLDAGMNDVLSKPLSVDALTAIINKFWGDGAVSVPCNESSELLNKNEELLDIDMLNQYIELVGPQLITDGLAVFEKMMPSYMSVLESNLTARDEKGISEEGHKIKGAAGSIGLKHLQQLAKQIQSSELPAWWDNVQEWVDELERDWRKDVESLRNWLSDATKK encoded by the coding sequence ATGAAATTGCTCAAAGGGCTTGCCCAATACTACGTTGATTTAATGATGAGGCTGGGGTTAATTCGCTTCTCATTGTTATTAGCTTCTGCATTAGTTGTTTTAGCGATGGTTGTTCAAATGGCGGTGACATTCTTGCTTGCAGGTGATGTCACCAGTATTGACCTTGTTCGCTCTATTTTCTTTGGACTGATCATTACGCCTTGGGCTGTCTATTTTCTCTCTGTTGTGGTTGAACAGCTTGAAGAATCACGACGCCGTTTATCTCGTATGGTGGATAAGCTGGGTGTAATGCGACAGCGCGACTTAGAGTTAAATTCTCAATTAAAAGAGAATATTGAGCAATTGAACTTGGAAATACAAGAGCGTGAAAAAGTTGAAAAAGCGCATCTTGAACTATTAGAAAAATTAAAAAGCGAAATGAAGCGTCGTGAATTGACGCAAATTGAACTTGAGCAGCAATCTTCACTGTTACGCTCATTTTTAGATGCCTCTCCTGATTTAGTTTATTACCGCAATGAAGATAATGAATTTTCAGGATGTAATCGTGCGACGGAATTACTGACCGGTAAAAGTGAGAAACAACTTATCGGTTTAACACCACTTGATGTGTATGACGAAGATATTGCGGTAAAAGTGATGGAAACGGATGAAAAAGTTTTCCGTCATAATGTGTCACTCACTTATGAGCAGTGGCTAGTTTATCCTGATGGACGCAAGGCGTGTTTTGAACTGCGTAAAGTCCCATTTTATGATCGTATTGGTAAACGTCATGGCTTAATGGGCTTTGGACGTGACATTACAGAGCGTAAGCGCTATCAAGACGCGCTAGAGAACGCGAGCCGTGATAAAACCACCTTTATTTCAACAATCAGCCATGAATTGCGTACACCGCTAAATGGCATTGTTGGATTAAGCCGTATCTTATTGGATACCGAGCTTTCACCCGAACAACTCAATTACTTAAAAACGATCCATGTGAGTGCGATTACGTTAGGGAATATTTTTAATGACGTGATTGAAATGGACAAAATTGAGCGTAGAAAAATTCAGTTGGATAACCAGCCAATAGACTTCACAGAATTTATTTCTGATTTAGAAAATCTGTCTGGACTGTTAGTACAGCCAAAAGGATTGAAATTCACACTCGAAGCAGAAGAAACGCTACCGCATAAGATAACCTCTGATGGGACTCGACTACGCCAGATTTTATGGAATCTCATCGGTAATGCCGTGAAGTTTACTCAAGAAGGTGAAATCAAAGTACGTATTTGGCAAGAAGCGCCAGATAAGTTGTTCTTTGAAGTGAAAGATAGCGGAATTGGTATTCCAAAAAGTGAGCTTGAGAAAATCTTTGCCATGTACTATCAAGTCAATGATAGCCAAGGTGGTCGTTCTGCAACGGGAACGGGCATCGGACTTGCCGTCTCAAAACGTCTAGCACAGCATATGGGCGGTGATATTCGTGTCGAGAGTGAGTTAGGTAAGGGATCTACTTTTACCCTCTCTATCGTCGCTCCTGCGATTGAAGAGCATCACGATATCGAAAATGACGATGAGCTCTTATTACCTGCTTTAAATATTCTGCTTGTTGAAGATATTGAACTTAACGTGATTGTTGCCTGCTCTGTTTTAGAAAAGCTGGGTAATACTGTTGATGTTGCGATGACCGGAGCCGAAGCGTTATCGATGTTTAAGCCTAATGAATATGACTTAGTGCTATTAGACATTCAATTACCTGATATGACAGGTTTCGATATTTCAAGAAAATTACGCCAAGAATTCGACAGTAATGAACTCCCTCCTCTTATTGCGTTAACAGCAAATGTTTTGAAAGACAAAAAAGAGTATTTGGATGCGGGAATGAATGATGTGTTAAGTAAACCTCTTTCTGTGGACGCACTTACCGCGATTATCAATAAATTTTGGGGAGATGGTGCGGTTTCTGTGCCATGTAATGAGTCATCGGAATTGTTGAATAAAAATGAAGAATTATTAGATATAGACATGCTGAATCAATACATCGAACTCGTCGGACCTCAATTAATCACTGATGGTCTAGCGGTTTTTGAAAAGATGATGCCAAGTTATATGTCAGTCCTTGAATCTAACCTAACAGCTCGTGATGAGAAGGGTATTTCAGAAGAGGGGCATAAAATTAAAGGGGCAGCGGGTTCTATTGGTTTAAAACATTTACAGCAACTCGCTAAACAGATCCAATCATCAGAATTGCCTGCTTGGTGGGACAATGTACAAGAATGGGTTGATGAGTTAGAAAGAGATTGGAGAAAGGATGTGGAAAGTTTAAGAAACTGGTTATCAGACGCTACAAAAAAATAA
- a CDS encoding AraC family transcriptional regulator — MEYKHILSSNQMSLKTFYIENPMIAMVSGAKGTICINGQTIDVSSHLTLIIPKYSQVSCDIVSQFTHKSIELHTLVLCETELQSVFSLLKPLIKSSSPLTSHLPAYHLSTPEVIKSNFGILKQCLPLPHGSPSQETMFMQQCLFFILMAVYQEGIDILNIFRFNYDEPKNQAITHLITQDPQRKWHLEDVAKTLFTTPSTLRRHLSKEGVSFCQLLLDVRMGIALNYLTFSNYSVFQISHRCGFGSNAYFCDAFKRKYGMTPSQFRIQSRQSNDPSAITKLSEKIAEPNRKIFQTL, encoded by the coding sequence ATGGAATACAAACACATTCTGTCCTCTAACCAAATGTCTTTAAAAACGTTTTACATCGAAAACCCGATGATAGCGATGGTTAGTGGCGCAAAAGGTACGATTTGCATCAATGGACAAACCATTGATGTCTCTAGCCATTTAACGCTTATTATTCCGAAATACAGTCAAGTTTCTTGCGACATAGTCAGTCAATTTACGCATAAATCTATCGAACTACACACACTTGTATTATGTGAAACAGAGCTTCAATCTGTTTTCTCTTTACTAAAACCTTTAATTAAATCTAGCTCGCCACTGACAAGCCACCTTCCTGCTTACCATTTATCAACGCCTGAAGTGATAAAAAGTAATTTTGGCATTTTAAAACAGTGCTTACCGTTACCACATGGCTCTCCATCTCAAGAAACCATGTTTATGCAGCAATGCTTATTTTTTATTTTGATGGCGGTGTATCAAGAAGGTATCGATATTTTAAATATCTTTAGATTTAACTATGATGAGCCGAAAAATCAGGCAATTACGCATTTAATTACGCAAGATCCACAAAGAAAATGGCATTTAGAAGATGTGGCTAAAACACTTTTCACAACGCCATCAACATTACGTCGACATTTAAGTAAAGAAGGCGTCTCATTTTGCCAGCTATTACTGGATGTCAGAATGGGTATTGCGTTAAATTACCTGACCTTTTCCAATTACTCTGTTTTTCAAATAAGTCATCGCTGTGGTTTTGGCAGTAATGCTTATTTTTGCGATGCGTTTAAACGTAAATACGGTATGACCCCCTCACAATTTCGCATCCAGTCTCGTCAATCTAACGATCCCTCTGCGATAACAAAGTTATCGGAGAAGATTGCAGAGCCTAATAGAAAAATATTTCAAACCTTATAA